The following is a genomic window from Chryseobacterium ginsenosidimutans.
ATGGCTAGGTGTAAGATTCTGTCAAATTCTTTCATTAAACTCATTTTATCGAGACTGTCATAACTGATGGAATTGACGTGGGAAGCAATTAAAAAATCACATTTATCAACAATCGGCTCAATGGGTAAATTATCTAAAACGCCGCCATCGACATATACTTTTTCGCCCATTTTTACAGGTGGAAGAATAAAAGGAACACTCGAAGAAGCCAATAATGGTGCAAAAAGTTCTCCTTCTGAAAAGAAATCAACAATTCCATGAGTCATTTCCGTGGCTGCAACATATACAGGAATTTTTAATATTTTAAAATCATCTTCAGGAAAGTAATCGGTAAGCAACTTTAAAATAAACTTTGAACTAAAAATCCCGTTTTTGGAAAGTTTTAAATATGATCTTGAAAAAAAAGTAGTCTGTTTTACAATTTCCATCATCTCGTCCGGAGATTTCCCGAAAGAATAAAATGCTCCCACAATAGATCCTGCACTGGTTCCCGAAATAATATCAGGCTTTAGGTTGTATTCTTCTAAAGCCTTTAGGACAGCGATATGAGCGATTCCGCGCATTCCTCCGCCTGAAAGTGTCAAGCCGATAATCGGTTTCTTTTTTTTGAAAGAGAAAAAATCCATCATATCATAAAACTAAGTTTTTAGGTAAATGATGGCGTAGTTCTGTATTGATGATTTCTGCACAGATGCTTGGTTTTTCCCAATGCCCGTTGTGCCCGCAATCTAAAACATACGATTTGATATTGGTTCTGTCCGGAAGATCGTTAATCATGAGTTCGGTTTTTACAGCGTTGTCATGCTTTCCGGCAATCACTAAAATTTTTATTTCAAGATTTTCAAGAACTTGTTTTTTATTGGTTCTTTCAACCATACCTTTTACAGAGGCCAAAGCGCCAAGGTTATTTGTAGAAAGAGCAATTTCCAGGGCTGTTTCTATTTTTCCTTCTAAAACATCTCTTTCATTTGGGTTAAAAAGATTCGGAATTCCCGCCCTTGCGTAATGTGAGAAAGCATCTTTTATAATTCTGTAGCTTTTTATGCGCTGCTCTTTTTTTTCGGCGTCATCGGCAAAATAAGTGGAGAAAAATAATGTCAAACTTTTTAGATATTCAGGATACTTTTCGGCAAAACCTAAAGAAATATAGCCTCCCATTGAATGTCCCAACAAGTGAACTTTTTCTAAATGTAAATGATCTAAAACTTTTTTTACCTCTTCCGCTACCAACTCCATTGTCTGAACTTCCGCGATAATGTCCGACTGTCCGTGTCCGGGAAGGTCTATTTTTAACAATGAAAAATTTTCAGAAAGATGAGGTTCCATGTCGCTCCAAATGGAAATATTTTCCATAAAGCCGTGTAGCAGAACCAAAGTTTCTTTTCCGTTTCCTTTTCTCTCGAAGTTTAGCATGATTTCAAAAATTAAAAATGGATATCAATATAGTCAACAAATCCCGAACCATTTACCATATCCTGAAGTCTGTACGTTTTTCCGCCGTCTTTAGACATGAAAGTTTTTGTGCCTTTTCTTGTGTAGGATTTTCCATTATCGTTTTCCGAAATATTTTGGGTGATTTCTCCCGTGAAGTTCATGTGTTTGTCGGAAACTACAGCCATAAAACCCTTAATTTTAACTGAATTTTTTCCTGATGTGATCTTTCCTGAAATATCATAGTGGTCACTTTCTCCATCAATTTTTTTGAACTCAACTGATCCCGAAGCTTTAATTAAATTATGAGTGAATTTGTGATTCCCATTGAAATCCTTGAAATGATTTTTAGATCTGATGCTGTCATTCATTTTGGTTCTTGCAGTATTAATAGAGTCGACGAGTTTTGTGCTGTCCGTTTGGTTTGATGTAGAGGTTGCTTCTTTTTTAGAACAAGAAACAAGTAAAGCTGTGATGGCTAAAGTCGTTAAAAAATTTTTCATTAAATGGATAAAATATACTCAAATGTAAATAAAAAAAGAGCATTTAAAAAATGCCCTTTGATGTTATTTGGTTAATTCTTCGTAAACTTTCTTTTCCCAAGGTTTTATGTCGGTAACTCCGTAGCGTTCTTTTTTAGAAATTGCTACATTGTCGAGAACATCTACGAAATTTTTATAGTTCGCGTCATCCGTAGGTTCTATAATAATTGTAAAATTTTCTTTGTTGGGAGCATTATTGTAAGCCTCAGAAATAGTTTTAGTGATATTGATGCCACTAAAATTAGTTTCTTTTAAATTATTTTTATTTAAATCTCCCGCAGCTTGTTGATGATAAAATACTCTATTATCTTTTCCAAGAATAAAAGTAACTTGATTTCTTACATCAATTACTTTATCATTCTGTTTGTGTGTCGGATCTTTTGCGGGTAATCCTAAATCCATTACATTAGGTTTTGTGAAATTAGTGGTAAACATAAAAAATGTGATTAATAAAAATCCTAAGTCTACCATAGGAGTCATGTCCACTCTGATCAGCTTCTTTTTTTGTTTGCCTCCTGATTTTTCTTGTGCAATTACTTCAGCCATAATTAATAATTTTTAAAATGTTAAACGGTATTTGATAAAATATAAAAACTCACACGTTGTTTTGTGGAATCTATACAAATTTTATACCTGAATTTAAAAAATGATATTGATTTGTTGTTTTGTTTGAAAAGTTATCCTTAATTATTGTTAAAGTCAATGCATTAAAAAGCCTTACCAAAATTAATTGATAAGGCTAAGTATATTTTAATGTGAAAATTATTTATTTTTTTTATAGAAATTCACTCCACATTCTAGGAATTTCTTAAAATCTTCTTTTGGCATATAACCGGAAACGGGAGAATTAATCACTTTTCCGTCCGGCGTTATCAAAACATAGTGCGGTTGAGAATTATTATTAAAATTCACTTGTTGGAATAAGCTCCATCTGTCACCGATCGTTTTTACTTTTTTCACTTGCCCG
Proteins encoded in this region:
- a CDS encoding biopolymer transporter ExbD, which encodes MAEVIAQEKSGGKQKKKLIRVDMTPMVDLGFLLITFFMFTTNFTKPNVMDLGLPAKDPTHKQNDKVIDVRNQVTFILGKDNRVFYHQQAAGDLNKNNLKETNFSGINITKTISEAYNNAPNKENFTIIIEPTDDANYKNFVDVLDNVAISKKERYGVTDIKPWEKKVYEELTK
- a CDS encoding patatin-like phospholipase family protein gives rise to the protein MMDFFSFKKKKPIIGLTLSGGGMRGIAHIAVLKALEEYNLKPDIISGTSAGSIVGAFYSFGKSPDEMMEIVKQTTFFSRSYLKLSKNGIFSSKFILKLLTDYFPEDDFKILKIPVYVAATEMTHGIVDFFSEGELFAPLLASSSVPFILPPVKMGEKVYVDGGVLDNLPIEPIVDKCDFLIASHVNSISYDSLDKMSLMKEFDRILHLAIAKSVYSKAKSCDIFLDPPKMTKFSLFNKKFLDIMFQEVYEYTCKELEEKGYSRFS
- a CDS encoding alpha/beta fold hydrolase codes for the protein MLNFERKGNGKETLVLLHGFMENISIWSDMEPHLSENFSLLKIDLPGHGQSDIIAEVQTMELVAEEVKKVLDHLHLEKVHLLGHSMGGYISLGFAEKYPEYLKSLTLFFSTYFADDAEKKEQRIKSYRIIKDAFSHYARAGIPNLFNPNERDVLEGKIETALEIALSTNNLGALASVKGMVERTNKKQVLENLEIKILVIAGKHDNAVKTELMINDLPDRTNIKSYVLDCGHNGHWEKPSICAEIINTELRHHLPKNLVL